CGCGCAGAGAAGTGATTGCGGATCCGGTGAGCGTGCGTGACTGGCCCACCGTGGCAGTGGTTGTCCCGGTGTACAACGGACGGGAACACCTTGAACGCAAGTTGAGAACACTTCGAGGGATACAGTATCCAGAGGACCGCATCCGTTTCATTTTCGTGTCAGACGGGTCGACCGATGGAAGCGACGCATGGCTGTCGCAGCAACCGGATGTCGAGGCCCTGTGTTTTCATGAACGGCAAGGGAAGCCCAACGCCCTGAATGCCGCCGTCGGGAACGCGCAGGGCGAAATCATACTGTTTACCGATGTGCGCCAGGAAATCGATCCACCGGCATTGCGCTTTCTGGTAGCCAGTCTGCTGCAACCGGGCATTGGCGCCGTCAGCGGTGAACTGGTCCTGCGCGACGCCTTGACGGGGGAGGGCCACAATATTGGCCTGTACTGGCGGTATGAGAAATGGATCCGCCGGCAGGAGAGCCGGGCCTTTGCGACCATTGGTGTAACGGGAGCACTGTATGTCCTGCGGAGAAAGGACTACGAGCCGCTCCCTGCGGACACGCTACTGGACGACTTTGAGGTACCCGCTCGTGTGTTGCGACACGGTCAGAGAGTGCTGTTTGATCCGCGTGCGCACGTATTCGATTCTCCCCAGGAGGACAGCCGGCGCGAGCGCATCCGCAAGGTGCGAACGCTCACGGGAAACTTTCAGGCATTTGCCCGAAACGTGTGGCTGTTTCATCCCCTGCGGAACCCCGTATTTCTTCAGTTCCTTTCGCACAAGGTATTTAGGCTGTTGGTGCCCTACGCGATGGTGAGCGCATACCTGAGCAACTGGTGGCTGGATGGACTCCTTTACCAGTTGATGGCTTTGGCGCAGACTCTATTCTATATAGGTGGGGTTGCCGGAATGTCATTGCCTTCCCTGCGCAAGCATCGTCTTGTGAGTTTTGTCGTGGTATTTCTGGAACTGAATTGGGCGGCGGTGCTCGCGCTGCAGAACTACCTCATGGGGCGAATTGAGGTTCGGTGGGAAAAAACATGAGCATCGTCGTCCTCATGTACCATGCACTCTATCGTGGTGAAGCGGAATGGGACTCGCTTGCAGCGGAGGAGCGACCCTACGCGGTCGCGAGCGAGGTGTTTGAGCAACAGCTCGATGCCTTGTCGGCCGCCGGTATCCCCGTTCTCGATCCGGAGGAGTTGCTGGGCCATTCGTCAGGGGCATGGCCAAAGAAGGGGGTCGTACTGACCTTCGATGATGGTCACGAGAGTTTCTACCGCCACGCATTCCCGCTTCTTCGGAAGCGCGGATACCGTGCCATATTCTTCATCACATCGGATCTTGTGGAAGCGCGCGACGATTTCTGTAGCTGGGACGCACTTCGCGAGATGGCGGACCAGGGAAACTGGATCCAGGCTCACGGGAAAACCCATCGGTTCCTCTCCGATCTTTCCCGGCAGGAGGCGACGGAAGAACTCTCTGTGCCGGCACGGGTGATAGCAGCGCACACGGGCCAGCCGATCCAGTCGATATCATTCCCCGGCGGGCGCTTCGGCGCACGGGAGATAGAACTGGGAAGGACTCTTGGATACCGATCTTTCTTTGGTTCCTTCGTTGGTGTATTGCGGCAACCGGCAAAGGAAGGAAGTGCAATCCCGCGGATCGCGATCCGGCACAACACGAATCTGGGAACATTTGTCGCACTCGCGAAAGGAAGCGAAATCGCGGTCTTGCCACGCCAATTGGCTTATCGGCTAAAGAACTACGTCAGAAGCCTTCTCGGAAACCGGATCTACCATGGCCTATACCGGAAACTTTCCAGTTGAACCGGGCTTTGCCCGCACTGCGACGAAAGAGGAAGTCCCCTCGGTAGCGTGGGGCGGGAAGCCTCTACGATCCACCTTGCTCTTCCTCAGCATGCCCGGCGGGTTGATGCTGGCCACGACCCTGTTCGGGCTGCGCCTCCCAAGCCCGTTGTTGTACATCTTGTTCGGGGCATTCGGGATAGGTTTGGCCATTCGCTGTACCAAGGACCCGGAATGGTTGCTGGCAAGTTTTGCCCTGTACATACCATTATCAAAGATGATCGTGGCCCCGATTGCGCCCGGGATCAACGGTACCAATGCATTTCTGGCGTTGAGCATAGCCACGTTTCTCCGGCATTACAGTGATGTTCACCCCGGGAGGTGTCAGCTATCTCATTGAGGACATGTTGCTCGAGTACAAGGGCTGGATCGACCAGTTTCTGATATTTTTCATCTTTGTAAATCTGATAAAAGACGGGGCGATGGCGAGAAGGGTTGCTCTGTATTTGTGTCTCGGGTACCTGTTCGTTCTGGTTCTGGGCGTGCAGGAAATGCTGGACAAAATGGGGATGTCGACCATCGAGAAGTCACGCGTCCTGGGGCCTCAGCTGCAACCAAACGATTTCGGCGCATTCCTGGACTACGGGATTGGACCCCTCATGGGTCTGGCCCTGTTGGCGTTCACGCGAATGCGCAGTTGGGCATTGTTACCCGTGTTCGGGGTGATGGTGAAGGTCCTGCTGTCCACGTTCTCCCGCGGC
This genomic interval from Acidiferrobacteraceae bacterium contains the following:
- a CDS encoding glycosyltransferase family 2 protein — its product is MDPAIIVFWFSVGFVVYTYFVYPILIFAIARTRREVIADPVSVRDWPTVAVVVPVYNGREHLERKLRTLRGIQYPEDRIRFIFVSDGSTDGSDAWLSQQPDVEALCFHERQGKPNALNAAVGNAQGEIILFTDVRQEIDPPALRFLVASLLQPGIGAVSGELVLRDALTGEGHNIGLYWRYEKWIRRQESRAFATIGVTGALYVLRRKDYEPLPADTLLDDFEVPARVLRHGQRVLFDPRAHVFDSPQEDSRRERIRKVRTLTGNFQAFARNVWLFHPLRNPVFLQFLSHKVFRLLVPYAMVSAYLSNWWLDGLLYQLMALAQTLFYIGGVAGMSLPSLRKHRLVSFVVVFLELNWAAVLALQNYLMGRIEVRWEKT
- a CDS encoding polysaccharide deacetylase family protein, whose amino-acid sequence is MSIVVLMYHALYRGEAEWDSLAAEERPYAVASEVFEQQLDALSAAGIPVLDPEELLGHSSGAWPKKGVVLTFDDGHESFYRHAFPLLRKRGYRAIFFITSDLVEARDDFCSWDALREMADQGNWIQAHGKTHRFLSDLSRQEATEELSVPARVIAAHTGQPIQSISFPGGRFGAREIELGRTLGYRSFFGSFVGVLRQPAKEGSAIPRIAIRHNTNLGTFVALAKGSEIAVLPRQLAYRLKNYVRSLLGNRIYHGLYRKLSS